The Bacteroidota bacterium genome contains a region encoding:
- a CDS encoding N-acetylmuramoyl-L-alanine amidase-like domain-containing protein, which yields MLVLGSGTSFAQSEDALICNKLFSYAFEHALIKKPIGDLIVAVGGQFLGKPYEAHTLDTPGEERLVVDVHSFDCVTLVEDACALARCIKQNRLTFDTFRSELQSLRYRGGAIRGYASRLHYFTEWIADNEKKGLVKDVSKELGGTPYRKTIDFMTSHRASYPKLSEDSAYSALRSIEDSLSARALYHIPRSQISRLQSGIRNGDIIAITTDLPGLDVSHTGIAVRTEDGTLHYMHAPNVHGIVQISRETLEAHIRKFRSYTGIIVIRPIEPGE from the coding sequence GTGCTCGTTCTGGGCTCTGGAACCTCTTTCGCCCAATCGGAAGACGCCCTCATCTGCAACAAGCTCTTTTCCTACGCGTTCGAACACGCCCTCATCAAGAAACCCATCGGCGACCTCATCGTTGCGGTTGGCGGTCAATTCCTCGGTAAGCCGTACGAAGCGCACACGCTCGACACACCCGGTGAGGAACGCCTTGTGGTGGACGTGCATAGCTTTGATTGTGTCACGCTGGTCGAAGACGCCTGCGCGCTAGCCCGGTGCATCAAACAAAACCGTCTCACCTTCGACACGTTCCGGTCCGAGCTCCAATCGCTACGGTACCGCGGCGGGGCGATCCGGGGATACGCCAGCAGGCTCCATTACTTCACCGAGTGGATCGCAGACAACGAGAAAAAGGGGCTCGTGAAGGACGTGTCGAAAGAGCTCGGAGGGACGCCTTACCGGAAGACCATCGACTTCATGACCTCCCATCGCGCCTCTTATCCGAAACTCTCGGAAGATTCCGCTTATTCAGCATTGCGGAGCATCGAGGATTCGCTTTCGGCACGCGCCCTCTACCACATCCCGCGCTCCCAGATATCCAGGCTTCAATCGGGGATCCGGAACGGCGACATTATCGCCATCACCACGGACCTTCCCGGCCTCGATGTCAGCCACACCGGCATCGCGGTCCGGACCGAGGACGGAACGCTTCACTACATGCACGCTCCGAATGTCCATGGGATCGTCCAGATCTCCCGGGAAACCCTGGAGGCGCACATCAGGAAATTCCGCTCCTACACCGGTATCATCGTTATCCGCCCGATCGAACCGGGGGAATGA
- a CDS encoding replicative DNA helicase, with amino-acid sequence MANGTSEIQTAPPSAALQPVNAPPAGRTPPQAVDVEKAILGAMLIDKEAVPKALEVLDATSFYHPTHQRLFGSMVSLFEKGDAIDAVTVVEELRRKGSLNPAEDPVYVTELTMNVTSSANIEYHARIVLEKALMRSLITASSAVAARAYNETEDALDLLDEAEAKIFQISERRLKRAFTPINRALHETFAMLEEIHGKHSGVTGVPSGFPSLDEKTGGFQNSDLIIMAGRPSQGKTALALAVARNAALHPEKKTSVAIFSLEMSEQQLIIRMLSAEARVNAHQLRTGKLPDENWKYLSRNVGKLAEAKIFIDDSAALSILELRAKARRLKAEHNIGLVIVDYLQLVAGPKSAESREREISMISRSLKALAKELNIPVIALSQLNRTLESRGDKRPVLSDLRECVTGETLVYLADGRRIPIRELSGQQMEVFTMTREGRIGTAFCDAVWPVGIKPVMKVTLSSGRSIRATDKHRLYTINGWCEVKDLAIGDRLGIARSIPEPDARVERWPDERLTLLGQLIGDGSYLSGQPLRYTTGSEDNSDAVRNAALQEFGTKVTRYPGRRSWHQLLLSGNGNRWHPEGVNRWLRELGIFNQRSYQKRVPRAIYQLTNDEIALFLRHLWATDGCIHSRTGGSSTIYYATNSQGLAYDVAALLLRFGIVARIRSTRKAQYRPGYQVIITGVDAFLKFLGSVGTFGPRRMQGDRLAATLEGVDSNTNVDTIPVEVFDLVRARMKERGISQREMTHRRGTSYGGTSHFKFAPSRSTLLSYAELLDDPFLGECATNDLFWDRIVSIEPDGEEEVFDLTVPGTASWLADGIVSHNSGAIEQDADVVIFVHRPETYNIKEVRDVDGTTIDAEGIAEIIIGKQRNGPTGQALLTFVKDYAGFERRAPRALESYLPPAPVVEGEPPF; translated from the coding sequence ATGGCAAACGGTACGAGTGAAATCCAGACGGCCCCTCCTTCAGCGGCATTGCAACCGGTGAACGCTCCTCCGGCCGGACGCACCCCGCCCCAGGCGGTAGACGTCGAAAAGGCGATTCTCGGGGCGATGCTTATCGACAAGGAAGCCGTTCCAAAGGCTCTCGAAGTGCTCGATGCCACCAGCTTCTATCATCCGACGCACCAGAGGTTGTTCGGGTCGATGGTCTCGCTGTTTGAGAAGGGGGACGCGATCGATGCGGTCACCGTGGTCGAAGAGCTCAGGCGGAAAGGATCGCTCAATCCCGCCGAGGATCCGGTCTATGTCACCGAGCTGACGATGAATGTGACGAGCTCGGCGAACATCGAATATCACGCCCGGATCGTCCTGGAAAAGGCGCTGATGCGAAGCCTCATTACAGCGTCCTCCGCGGTCGCAGCAAGGGCGTACAACGAAACCGAGGATGCCCTCGACCTGCTCGACGAGGCCGAGGCGAAAATTTTTCAAATTTCGGAACGCAGGCTGAAGAGAGCGTTCACCCCCATCAACCGCGCCCTGCACGAGACGTTTGCGATGCTGGAAGAGATTCACGGCAAGCACAGCGGCGTGACCGGGGTCCCGAGCGGCTTCCCGTCGCTCGACGAGAAAACGGGGGGATTCCAGAATTCCGATCTGATCATCATGGCGGGAAGGCCCAGCCAGGGAAAGACCGCCCTCGCGCTTGCAGTCGCCCGCAACGCGGCCCTGCACCCGGAAAAGAAAACGAGCGTGGCGATCTTCAGCCTCGAGATGTCCGAACAGCAGCTCATTATCCGCATGCTCTCGGCCGAGGCACGGGTCAACGCCCACCAGTTGCGGACCGGAAAGCTACCGGACGAGAACTGGAAATACCTCAGCAGGAACGTGGGGAAGCTCGCAGAAGCGAAGATTTTCATCGACGATTCGGCGGCGCTCAGCATCCTCGAGTTGCGGGCGAAGGCGCGCCGGCTCAAGGCGGAACACAATATCGGCCTCGTGATCGTCGATTATCTGCAGCTCGTGGCCGGTCCGAAGAGCGCCGAGTCGCGCGAACGCGAAATCTCGATGATCTCCCGGTCGCTCAAAGCCCTTGCGAAAGAGTTGAACATACCGGTCATCGCGCTTTCCCAATTGAACCGGACCCTCGAATCCCGCGGTGACAAGCGCCCCGTCCTTTCAGATCTTCGCGAATGTGTCACAGGGGAAACTCTCGTTTATCTTGCCGACGGACGCCGGATCCCGATCCGGGAACTTTCCGGGCAGCAAATGGAAGTATTCACAATGACCAGGGAGGGACGAATTGGAACTGCCTTCTGTGATGCGGTCTGGCCTGTCGGAATCAAACCGGTCATGAAGGTGACTCTCTCCAGTGGCCGGTCTATCCGTGCAACGGACAAGCACCGCCTCTACACTATCAACGGCTGGTGTGAAGTCAAAGATTTGGCGATAGGCGATCGCTTGGGAATTGCCCGGAGCATTCCTGAGCCTGACGCGAGAGTTGAGCGCTGGCCCGACGAACGGTTGACACTCCTGGGCCAATTGATCGGGGATGGAAGCTACTTGAGCGGTCAACCATTGCGTTACACGACGGGTTCCGAAGATAATAGTGACGCGGTACGGAATGCAGCTTTGCAGGAGTTTGGCACAAAGGTTACCCGATATCCCGGGAGAAGGAGTTGGCATCAGTTGTTGTTGAGCGGAAACGGCAATCGTTGGCACCCAGAAGGCGTGAATAGGTGGCTCCGGGAATTGGGCATCTTCAACCAACGATCGTATCAGAAGAGAGTCCCGCGAGCCATATACCAATTGACCAATGATGAGATAGCCCTCTTCCTAAGACATCTCTGGGCGACCGACGGATGTATTCATTCCCGTACCGGCGGCTCAAGCACAATATACTATGCCACGAACAGTCAGGGCTTGGCTTACGATGTTGCGGCGTTGCTCCTTCGATTCGGAATCGTTGCGCGCATTCGCAGCACCCGGAAGGCCCAATATAGGCCGGGCTATCAGGTGATCATTACAGGAGTCGACGCTTTCTTGAAATTCCTCGGAAGCGTGGGAACGTTTGGACCGCGGCGCATGCAGGGCGACAGGTTGGCTGCGACATTGGAAGGTGTTGATTCCAATACAAATGTTGACACGATACCGGTCGAAGTATTTGATCTTGTGCGGGCAAGAATGAAAGAGCGGGGCATCTCGCAGCGAGAGATGACGCATCGCCGCGGAACGTCGTACGGGGGAACTTCCCATTTCAAATTTGCGCCCTCGCGCTCAACGCTGCTCTCATACGCCGAATTACTGGATGATCCATTCCTCGGAGAATGTGCGACCAACGACCTGTTCTGGGATCGGATTGTTTCAATCGAGCCTGACGGTGAGGAAGAGGTGTTTGACCTTACCGTGCCAGGCACGGCATCCTGGCTCGCAGATGGAATTGTCAGTCATAATTCGGGAGCCATCGAGCAGGACGCGGACGTGGTGATATTTGTCCACCGGCCCGAGACGTACAACATCAAGGAAGTGCGGGACGTCGACGGTACGACGATCGACGCCGAAGGGATCGCGGAGATCATCATAGGCAAGCAGCGGAACGGCCCCACCGGCCAGGCGCTCCTCACGTTTGTCAAAGACTACGCCGGCTTCGAGCGCAGAGCTCCCCGGGCCCTCGAGAGCTACCTTCCACCCGCTCCGGTGGTCGAAGGAGAACCGCCCTTCTGA
- a CDS encoding uracil-DNA glycosylase encodes MKSNEVSDVLDKARAYLMQQRDLFGNIVYTEESGKKIAGGAAKQPDSAVGIPDEPWAGAVSPAELYGQIHECLKCPLGQTRIKFVFGTGNTNADIMFIGEAPGADEDAQGEPFVGRAGQLLNKIIEAIGMKREEVYICNILKCRPPQNRDPLPSEMETCSPYLLKQIDLIKPKFIVCLGRISAQWLLRTNETLSALRGRTHEFHGATLIVTYHPAALLRNPAWKRPAWEDMKVLMELHEKRKQQQAS; translated from the coding sequence ATGAAATCAAATGAAGTATCGGATGTTCTCGACAAGGCGCGGGCCTACCTGATGCAGCAGCGCGATCTCTTTGGAAATATTGTCTATACCGAGGAATCCGGAAAGAAGATCGCCGGCGGGGCGGCGAAGCAGCCGGACTCCGCAGTGGGCATTCCCGACGAGCCGTGGGCCGGCGCGGTGTCTCCGGCGGAACTGTACGGCCAGATTCATGAATGCCTGAAGTGTCCGTTGGGACAGACCCGGATCAAATTCGTCTTCGGGACCGGGAATACGAACGCGGACATCATGTTTATCGGCGAGGCGCCGGGGGCGGACGAAGATGCGCAGGGCGAACCGTTCGTCGGAAGGGCGGGACAGCTCCTCAACAAGATTATCGAGGCGATCGGGATGAAGCGGGAGGAAGTCTATATTTGCAACATCCTCAAGTGCCGCCCGCCGCAGAACCGCGACCCGTTGCCCTCCGAGATGGAGACATGCTCGCCCTACCTTCTGAAACAGATCGATCTCATCAAACCGAAGTTCATCGTCTGTCTCGGACGGATCTCCGCCCAATGGCTTCTCCGGACGAACGAAACCCTCTCCGCGCTCAGGGGCCGCACGCACGAATTCCACGGAGCGACGCTGATCGTGACGTATCATCCGGCGGCGCTCCTGCGCAACCCGGCCTGGAAACGGCCGGCCTGGGAGGATATGAAAGTGCTTATGGAACTCCATGAAAAACGGAAACAACAACAGGCGTCGTGA
- the coaBC gene encoding bifunctional phosphopantothenoylcysteine decarboxylase/phosphopantothenate--cysteine ligase CoaBC, translating to MLKNKHILLGVTGGIAAYKIPFLVRELKKAGAAVRVVMTEAATQFVTPLVLSTLSGGKVVVGTFPDAASGAIDAGTWHIELGRWADLMLIAPATANLAAKLAHGYADDAVSTLALAARCPLVISPAMDADMLRHSATQENLTRLRELGYTVLPPEEGELASGLTGPGRLPEISAIVRALDEVLGSARRDLRGKRILITAGPTREAIDPVRFLGNRSSGKMGFALANAAALRGAEVTLVSGAVSIPAPRNVRLIGVETADQMLGAVTKEFGKSHALIMAAAVSDFKPAQISRGKIKKEKLGTDGMTLRLERTPDILGTLSAKKHGAVVVGFALETDNGLRNAKTKLKEKKLDLIVLNNPLTDGAGFNSDTNVVTIISKSGKVERLAKMQKFDVANRILDRLSKML from the coding sequence ATGCTGAAAAACAAGCACATCCTTCTCGGGGTCACGGGCGGAATAGCCGCATACAAGATCCCGTTTCTCGTTCGTGAGCTGAAAAAAGCCGGAGCGGCTGTCCGCGTCGTCATGACGGAGGCCGCAACGCAGTTTGTGACCCCCCTCGTCCTCTCCACCCTTTCGGGCGGAAAGGTCGTCGTCGGCACGTTTCCGGACGCGGCTTCGGGCGCAATCGATGCGGGAACATGGCACATCGAGCTCGGCCGCTGGGCCGACCTGATGCTGATCGCCCCCGCTACCGCCAATCTCGCGGCCAAGCTCGCCCACGGATACGCCGATGACGCTGTTTCGACTCTGGCGCTGGCGGCCCGCTGTCCCCTTGTCATTTCGCCCGCGATGGATGCCGACATGCTCCGGCACAGCGCGACTCAGGAGAATCTGACCCGGCTCCGCGAATTGGGCTACACGGTGCTTCCGCCGGAGGAAGGCGAACTGGCGAGCGGGTTGACCGGACCCGGACGGCTGCCCGAGATTTCGGCGATCGTTCGCGCTCTGGATGAGGTGCTCGGTTCTGCCCGCCGGGATTTGCGGGGGAAGAGAATTCTGATCACAGCCGGCCCCACCCGCGAGGCGATCGACCCGGTGAGGTTTCTCGGAAACCGGTCCTCGGGAAAGATGGGATTCGCTCTGGCGAACGCGGCGGCCCTGCGCGGAGCGGAGGTGACTCTCGTTTCGGGAGCCGTCTCGATCCCGGCGCCCCGGAATGTGCGCCTGATCGGCGTCGAAACGGCGGACCAGATGCTCGGCGCCGTGACGAAGGAATTCGGGAAATCGCATGCGCTGATCATGGCGGCTGCGGTATCCGATTTCAAGCCGGCGCAGATCTCGCGCGGGAAGATCAAGAAAGAGAAGCTGGGAACCGACGGCATGACGTTGCGCCTGGAACGAACGCCCGACATTCTCGGAACCCTTTCGGCCAAAAAACACGGCGCCGTCGTCGTGGGATTCGCCCTGGAGACCGACAACGGCCTCCGGAATGCGAAGACGAAACTGAAGGAGAAGAAGCTTGACCTCATTGTTCTGAATAATCCGCTGACGGACGGGGCGGGATTCAATTCGGATACCAATGTGGTCACCATCATCTCGAAGTCGGGAAAAGTCGAGCGCCTGGCAAAGATGCAGAAGTTCGACGTGGCAAATCGTATTCTGGACCGGCTCTCAAAAATGTTGTAA
- a CDS encoding DNA-directed RNA polymerase subunit omega — MPIKPIDIEELTSRAENIYEAIVILLKRARQINEEQKIEFNQRIEMLQSRVFEPEDETEQPQTNPDQILVAQEFEQRPKPTEIAIGELMDEKLSHRYKEEDPPPFAAV; from the coding sequence ATGCCCATTAAGCCCATCGACATTGAAGAACTGACCAGCCGCGCGGAAAACATCTACGAAGCGATCGTGATACTCCTGAAGCGCGCCCGCCAGATCAACGAAGAACAAAAGATCGAATTCAACCAGCGGATTGAAATGCTGCAATCGCGCGTCTTCGAACCGGAGGATGAAACGGAGCAGCCCCAGACGAACCCGGATCAGATTCTGGTCGCCCAGGAGTTCGAGCAGCGTCCCAAGCCGACAGAAATCGCCATCGGGGAATTGATGGACGAAAAGCTATCGCACCGGTACAAGGAGGAAGATCCACCGCCGTTCGCGGCCGTCTAA
- a CDS encoding YicC/YloC family endoribonuclease, translating into MTGYGRGEVTEKRITAFADLRSVNNRFLEVTARLPRTLSMRENELKELVRTKFSRGKVNLVVTITRENDSEAPVKINPAAAKAYVKLLNSLRKTAGIKERITLDHLLKFPEVLEIDVFDSGDELEWSVARKAIAAALDDAENMRRQEGSELMKDLLARIASLDSSIGQIERVAKDLIPLERSRLEERLKQLLSDTKVIDSRRLELEVALFVDKLDVTEECVRFRSHTKFFRNAMDGEESAGRRLNFLVQEMNREVNTVGSKAGSAEIAHKVVAMKEELEKIREQLQNIE; encoded by the coding sequence ATGACGGGATATGGGCGGGGAGAAGTAACCGAGAAACGGATCACCGCTTTCGCGGATCTGCGCAGTGTGAACAACCGGTTTCTCGAAGTGACTGCCCGGCTCCCGCGAACCCTCTCCATGCGCGAGAACGAGCTGAAGGAGCTGGTCCGCACCAAGTTTTCCCGCGGCAAAGTGAATCTCGTCGTCACGATCACGCGCGAGAACGACAGCGAGGCGCCCGTCAAAATCAATCCCGCAGCGGCAAAAGCCTACGTCAAGCTGCTGAACAGCCTCCGGAAGACCGCCGGCATCAAGGAGCGGATCACGCTCGATCATCTGTTGAAGTTTCCCGAGGTCCTGGAGATCGACGTATTCGACTCCGGCGACGAGCTCGAGTGGTCGGTGGCCCGGAAGGCGATCGCCGCCGCGCTCGACGATGCCGAAAACATGCGCAGGCAGGAGGGAAGCGAGCTGATGAAGGACCTTCTCGCCCGGATCGCCAGCCTGGACTCGAGCATCGGGCAGATCGAACGGGTCGCGAAAGACCTGATTCCGCTGGAGCGCAGCCGGCTGGAAGAGCGTTTGAAGCAGCTCCTGTCCGATACGAAGGTCATCGACTCGCGGCGGCTCGAACTCGAAGTCGCGCTCTTCGTCGACAAGCTTGACGTGACGGAGGAATGCGTCCGGTTCCGAAGCCACACAAAGTTTTTCAGAAACGCCATGGACGGCGAAGAAAGCGCGGGGCGCCGCCTCAATTTCCTTGTTCAGGAGATGAACCGCGAGGTGAACACGGTCGGTTCCAAGGCCGGCAGCGCGGAGATCGCGCACAAGGTTGTCGCCATGAAGGAAGAACTCGAGAAAATCCGAGAACAGTTGCAGAACATCGAATAA
- a CDS encoding NFACT RNA binding domain-containing protein — protein sequence MVTHYFTLVALTRELDTLLRSSAIAEIFTQQKDELIIRVDRTPGADLPQSRSSLHISVNPRLNYLFVEEQNSRARRNSVDLFEELTGSVVDRVSLLPFDRTLRFAFRDRRFLYVRLYDSAASNIYLTGEDLKILNAFKNRKKLQGTILRLDERKFDASILENPLPFRESLRNASPPLLFQALKAAVPVLGTVFAREALIRAGVGEDTPVRDLADEGLDRLHREVRGMIAAMEEGERREEGKTDGTYVYVRGATPVVLSAIPLRHLADMQPERFDSIHRAIKSFIGKTSRTRSSESEKDELFGAITKEIERGNRALNLARAAAAESWRAEEYERMGRLLMGNLHLVEKGAGWVDVSDPYLAGETVTVVLNPAFTPARNAEEYFGKAKKLRAALSETEKRIAQLEGKVNHFEEMLQRLDASRTDAEVAAFKKEYASGLKTTGLPEQSGGKEKLPFRTFEITGGFQVLVGKSSANNDLLTTRFAKPNDLWFHARGASGSHTVLKVQKGQQVPREAIREAACIAAYYSKMRKASNVPVAYCERKYVHKPRGAPAGTVTLEREEIVFVKPRLP from the coding sequence ATGGTCACACACTACTTCACGCTGGTCGCACTCACCCGCGAGCTCGATACGCTCCTCCGGTCTTCTGCCATCGCCGAAATCTTCACACAGCAGAAGGACGAGTTGATTATCCGCGTCGACCGGACCCCGGGGGCGGATCTCCCGCAGAGCCGGTCTTCCCTGCACATTTCCGTCAATCCGCGTCTCAATTACCTCTTCGTGGAGGAACAGAATTCCCGCGCAAGGAGGAATTCGGTGGATCTGTTCGAGGAGCTCACCGGTTCGGTCGTCGATCGCGTCTCGCTTCTTCCCTTCGACAGAACCCTGAGGTTCGCCTTCCGGGACCGCCGCTTTCTCTACGTCAGATTGTATGACAGCGCTGCGAGCAATATCTACCTGACCGGCGAAGACCTGAAAATCCTCAATGCCTTCAAGAACCGCAAGAAACTGCAGGGAACCATCCTCCGGCTGGACGAACGGAAGTTCGACGCTTCGATCCTGGAGAATCCTCTCCCGTTCCGGGAATCGTTGAGGAACGCGTCCCCGCCGCTTCTCTTCCAGGCGCTGAAGGCTGCGGTGCCCGTTCTCGGGACCGTGTTCGCGCGCGAGGCGCTCATCCGCGCGGGCGTGGGCGAGGACACTCCCGTGCGCGACCTCGCCGACGAGGGACTGGACCGCCTCCATCGGGAGGTTCGGGGGATGATCGCCGCGATGGAAGAGGGGGAGCGGCGGGAAGAAGGGAAAACGGACGGAACGTACGTCTACGTTCGGGGGGCGACGCCGGTGGTCCTCTCGGCGATTCCCCTCCGGCATCTCGCGGACATGCAGCCGGAGCGGTTCGACAGCATACACCGCGCGATCAAATCGTTCATCGGAAAAACCTCCCGGACCCGCTCTTCGGAATCGGAAAAGGACGAACTGTTCGGCGCGATCACAAAGGAGATCGAGCGGGGCAACCGCGCGCTGAATCTCGCGCGCGCCGCGGCGGCCGAATCGTGGCGGGCCGAGGAGTACGAACGGATGGGCCGGCTGCTCATGGGGAATCTGCACCTGGTTGAGAAAGGAGCGGGCTGGGTCGACGTGTCGGATCCCTACCTTGCGGGTGAGACCGTCACCGTTGTGCTCAATCCGGCATTCACTCCGGCGCGGAACGCGGAAGAATACTTCGGGAAGGCGAAAAAGTTGCGGGCGGCCCTTTCCGAAACGGAGAAGCGCATCGCACAACTGGAAGGAAAGGTCAATCACTTTGAAGAAATGCTTCAGCGCCTTGACGCCTCCCGGACGGATGCCGAAGTCGCGGCCTTCAAGAAGGAGTACGCGAGCGGCCTGAAGACAACCGGGCTTCCGGAACAAAGCGGCGGGAAGGAGAAGCTCCCGTTCAGGACATTCGAAATCACCGGCGGCTTCCAGGTCCTGGTGGGGAAAAGCAGCGCCAACAACGACCTGCTGACGACCCGCTTCGCCAAGCCGAACGATCTCTGGTTCCATGCGCGCGGGGCCAGCGGTTCCCACACGGTCCTCAAGGTCCAGAAGGGACAGCAAGTTCCGCGCGAGGCGATCCGGGAGGCGGCATGCATCGCCGCGTACTACAGCAAAATGAGAAAGGCGAGCAACGTACCCGTCGCCTATTGCGAGCGAAAATATGTCCACAAACCCCGGGGGGCTCCGGCGGGCACCGTCACACTGGAACGTGAAGAAATAGTCTTTGTCAAGCCCCGCCTTCCTTGA
- a CDS encoding outer membrane beta-barrel protein: MKRVLLLILISSSLLTCLHAQDDSSTVKTPEISLSGGVSLPYLPDHFKDYWKKGWNAGAGFGYSTNPGSIGYSTLLATVEYSRWAFDVAAFRTKLNLVQKNVALSRNPTSVFNIMFSYKGTFSPSRRSLAPYFLIGFGYLHLSEGAITCSGDTAFTVSGQSASAFAWSVGVGIEVPVTESIAFFVQGKSTLGVIDPTRQYFPLSGGFTYRLLNK; this comes from the coding sequence ATGAAGCGTGTTTTACTCCTTATTCTGATCAGCTCGAGTCTTCTCACGTGCCTGCACGCGCAGGACGATAGTTCAACGGTGAAGACTCCCGAGATTTCTCTCTCAGGGGGAGTTTCTCTGCCGTACCTTCCGGATCATTTCAAGGATTACTGGAAAAAGGGATGGAACGCCGGCGCCGGGTTCGGATATTCGACGAACCCCGGCTCGATCGGCTACAGTACGCTGCTCGCCACGGTGGAATATTCGAGATGGGCTTTTGACGTGGCCGCCTTCCGGACGAAACTCAATCTGGTGCAAAAGAACGTCGCGCTCTCCAGGAATCCGACCAGCGTCTTCAACATCATGTTTTCGTACAAGGGAACTTTTTCGCCTTCACGAAGGAGCCTTGCCCCCTATTTTCTGATCGGGTTCGGCTATCTCCATCTCTCCGAAGGGGCGATCACCTGTTCCGGCGACACGGCATTCACCGTTTCGGGGCAGAGCGCGTCGGCGTTCGCATGGTCGGTCGGGGTGGGGATCGAGGTTCCCGTCACCGAATCGATCGCATTCTTCGTCCAGGGGAAATCGACGCTCGGGGTGATCGATCCCACACGGCAATACTTTCCGCTTTCCGGCGGGTTTACCTACCGTCTTCTGAACAAATAG